In the genome of Gloeotrichia echinulata CP02, one region contains:
- a CDS encoding amino acid adenylation domain-containing protein: MSRKEPLVSLMLRLQNMGCKIWAEDDKLRIRASKNALNSELKQEIQHNKADILAFLKAAQTQAFITEEIPTLSADSPKVLSFAQQRLWLLAQLQGSSATYNMPIALQLDGNLNIDALHSSLAYLLNRHESLLMYFPTVAGHPQVALGTGESFSSIPNPEGQNIQDLIDAHAQEPFDLNTGPLFKAKLLQLQEQKYALLINMHHIISDGWSMGVFVRELRQIYTAFAQCQTPDLAPLPIQYSDYAAWQRNWLQGEVLENQINYWKHQLQDASPLLELPTDYPRKAQQSYRGDRYTYSLTPELSAAVKIFSQQQGASLFMTLLATLSILLARYSRQNDLCIGSPIANRTHTQTESLIGFFVNTIVLRTQIKPEQSFIEYLQQTRQTCLDAYAHQDIPFEILVEKLQPERSMSHHPLFQVMFTLENNESPDLSLPGLEIEWLGLSYPVAKFDLALIVMEYDNQLNCSWEYATDLFEEGTIQRMVEHFAVLLKGIIAHPQEPIYTLPLMTATELLQLQHWNQTQTDYPQDKTLVDLFEAQVTLNPNNIALVFESQSLTYQQLNQKANQLAHYLIQNYQIQPDTLIGICVERSLEMIIGVIGVTKAGGAYVPIDPNYPQERIKFMLEDSGISVLLTQDLLLEQLPLSQLENFPQVICLDQDNFADNLTENPSPKSKPDDLAYVIYTSGSTGRPKGVMIEHRGLVNLTLAVEQILQIQPQSRLLQFASFSFDASIWEIATALSAGACLYLAKKEALLPSRDLVKFFSDRKISHVTLPPLVLSLLPQATLSDWQILVTAGEACSTELVTRWAKERRFFNAYGPTESTVCASISLCPANGKKPSIGKPLPNIQIYILDAYNQPLPPGIPGELCIAGVGLARGYLNRPQTTAEKFIEVELFGKTERIYKTGDLARWGNDGNLEYLGRIDKQVKLRGFRIELGEIESILLQHPLVKEAVVILNETKSNQSLIGYVTGIADGLSNELKNHLKSCLPDYMIPAQIIVLDELPLTPNGKIDRNALPVPSGGVEGSSVAPRNEVEKQLAFVWSAVLERQDIGIYDNFFDLGGHSLLAVKLLNDIQQIFEQKLSLSSLFQNPTIAQLAEQLGNTKVAHSYPDLLLLQPQGNATPLFCLPGANGHGFYFRDLAINLGNEHPVYGLETPGRDGSTPLPKSVVSHASQLIELLHQQQAKSPYILIGYSSGCAVAFEMAYQLEQLGEKMGLLAILDAGLVSHPEYVTNRVEIDWIWQLLQRIEALKGVSFGLEYADLAAKANDQARWNLAAEYLYKYNVLPEHSTISLLKINMQVMKMLTLNYANYQPNYRISAPIVLFRAQEVHEIVLQELQAISNYDLPDWGWKAYSQKPIKVISVPGNHGQMLYEPNVKLLATQLLSLIVDEGEV, from the coding sequence ATGTCACGAAAAGAACCATTAGTTTCTTTAATGCTGCGTTTGCAGAACATGGGCTGCAAAATTTGGGCTGAAGATGATAAGTTACGAATTCGTGCTAGCAAAAATGCCCTAAATTCTGAACTTAAGCAAGAAATTCAACACAACAAAGCAGATATTCTCGCCTTTTTGAAAGCTGCTCAGACGCAAGCTTTCATCACCGAAGAAATTCCCACTTTAAGTGCTGACTCTCCCAAAGTTCTGTCCTTTGCTCAACAACGCCTCTGGCTATTAGCACAACTCCAAGGGTCATCAGCTACTTACAATATGCCGATAGCTTTACAACTGGACGGAAACCTAAATATTGATGCCTTACACTCCAGTTTGGCTTATCTGCTAAATCGACACGAGAGTCTTTTGATGTATTTTCCCACAGTGGCGGGACATCCCCAAGTTGCATTGGGGACTGGGGAGAGTTTTAGTTCAATACCCAATCCCGAAGGACAAAATATTCAAGATTTAATCGATGCTCATGCTCAAGAACCCTTTGACTTAAATACTGGCCCTTTATTTAAAGCCAAACTGCTGCAATTGCAAGAGCAGAAATATGCGTTGCTGATCAATATGCACCACATTATCAGTGATGGCTGGTCAATGGGGGTGTTTGTCCGTGAATTACGGCAAATTTATACCGCCTTTGCTCAATGTCAAACCCCAGACCTTGCTCCTTTACCTATTCAATACAGTGACTACGCAGCTTGGCAAAGAAACTGGTTACAAGGGGAGGTATTAGAAAACCAGATTAATTACTGGAAACATCAACTCCAGGATGCTTCGCCATTACTGGAATTGCCTACCGATTATCCCCGGAAAGCACAACAAAGCTACCGAGGCGATCGCTATACCTACTCTCTCACGCCAGAATTAAGTGCTGCTGTTAAAATCTTCAGTCAACAACAAGGCGCAAGTCTATTTATGACCTTGTTGGCAACTTTGAGTATTCTGCTGGCTCGTTACAGTCGTCAAAACGACCTGTGCATTGGTTCTCCCATTGCCAACCGTACTCATACCCAAACTGAATCATTAATCGGCTTTTTTGTCAATACCATTGTGTTGCGTACTCAAATCAAGCCTGAGCAAAGTTTTATCGAGTACCTACAACAAACTCGCCAAACTTGTTTAGATGCTTATGCTCATCAAGATATCCCCTTTGAGATTCTGGTAGAAAAATTACAACCAGAACGCAGCATGAGTCATCATCCATTATTCCAGGTAATGTTTACCCTAGAAAATAATGAAAGTCCAGACCTGAGTTTACCAGGATTAGAGATTGAATGGCTCGGATTAAGTTATCCAGTTGCTAAGTTTGACTTAGCTCTGATCGTGATGGAATATGACAATCAGTTAAATTGCTCTTGGGAATACGCTACCGACCTCTTTGAAGAGGGTACTATCCAACGGATGGTGGAACATTTTGCAGTTCTGCTGAAGGGAATTATTGCTCATCCTCAAGAACCGATTTATACTCTACCGTTGATGACAGCAACGGAACTGCTACAACTACAACACTGGAATCAAACTCAAACTGATTATCCTCAAGATAAAACTTTAGTTGACCTATTTGAAGCACAAGTTACTTTAAACCCTAATAATATTGCTTTGGTGTTTGAATCCCAAAGCTTAACTTATCAACAACTTAATCAAAAAGCTAATCAATTAGCTCATTATTTAATTCAAAATTACCAAATTCAGCCAGACACTTTAATTGGTATCTGTGTTGAACGGTCTTTAGAAATGATAATTGGTGTAATCGGAGTTACTAAAGCTGGTGGTGCTTATGTACCGATTGACCCCAATTATCCCCAAGAACGGATTAAGTTCATGTTGGAAGATTCTGGGATATCGGTGTTACTAACTCAAGATTTACTATTAGAGCAATTACCCCTATCTCAACTGGAAAACTTTCCTCAAGTAATTTGTTTAGATCAGGATAATTTTGCCGACAATTTAACAGAAAATCCCAGTCCAAAAAGTAAGCCTGATGATTTAGCTTACGTCATCTACACCTCTGGTTCTACTGGAAGACCCAAGGGGGTAATGATTGAGCATCGAGGACTTGTCAATCTAACTTTGGCGGTTGAGCAAATTTTGCAAATTCAACCCCAAAGCCGTTTACTTCAGTTTGCATCTTTCAGTTTCGACGCCTCAATTTGGGAAATTGCTACTGCTTTATCCGCCGGTGCTTGTTTATATCTTGCTAAAAAAGAAGCTTTGTTACCCAGTCGTGACTTAGTGAAATTTTTCAGCGATCGCAAAATTTCCCATGTCACTTTACCGCCCTTAGTCTTATCCCTATTACCCCAAGCAACCTTATCTGATTGGCAAATTTTAGTTACTGCTGGTGAAGCTTGCTCAACAGAATTAGTTACCCGGTGGGCAAAGGAACGGCGTTTTTTTAATGCCTACGGACCAACAGAATCTACGGTTTGTGCAAGTATATCTCTTTGTCCAGCCAATGGCAAAAAACCAAGCATTGGTAAACCTTTACCTAATATCCAAATCTATATTTTAGATGCTTACAATCAACCATTACCGCCAGGTATTCCAGGAGAATTGTGTATCGCTGGGGTTGGTTTAGCACGGGGTTATCTCAATCGTCCCCAAACTACCGCCGAAAAATTTATTGAAGTAGAATTATTTGGTAAAACAGAACGAATTTATAAAACTGGTGATTTAGCAAGATGGGGTAATGATGGCAATTTAGAATACTTGGGTCGGATTGATAAACAAGTTAAATTACGGGGATTTAGAATCGAACTTGGTGAAATTGAATCAATCTTATTGCAACATCCATTAGTTAAAGAAGCTGTTGTAATTTTAAATGAAACTAAGAGCAACCAAAGTTTAATTGGCTATGTAACGGGAATTGCTGATGGTTTGTCTAACGAATTGAAAAATCATCTCAAATCCTGTCTACCCGATTACATGATTCCTGCTCAGATCATTGTATTGGATGAGTTACCTTTAACCCCCAATGGCAAAATTGACCGTAATGCTTTACCTGTTCCCAGTGGTGGGGTTGAAGGCTCATCTGTAGCCCCACGCAACGAAGTAGAAAAACAACTAGCATTTGTTTGGTCTGCTGTACTTGAACGTCAAGATATTGGGATTTATGATAACTTTTTCGACCTGGGCGGACATTCTTTATTGGCGGTGAAATTGCTTAATGATATTCAGCAGATTTTTGAGCAAAAACTTTCCTTGAGCAGTTTATTTCAAAATCCTACTATTGCTCAACTAGCAGAACAACTTGGTAATACTAAAGTTGCACATTCCTATCCCGATTTACTGTTACTCCAACCCCAAGGAAATGCAACCCCTCTATTTTGTCTACCTGGCGCAAACGGACACGGATTCTATTTTCGAGATTTGGCAATTAATTTAGGAAATGAACATCCAGTATATGGATTGGAAACTCCAGGAAGAGATGGCTCTACTCCACTCCCTAAATCAGTAGTATCCCATGCAAGTCAACTGATTGAGCTATTACATCAACAGCAAGCTAAGAGTCCATATATATTAATAGGATACTCTTCAGGTTGTGCTGTTGCTTTTGAAATGGCTTACCAACTGGAACAGCTTGGTGAAAAGATGGGTTTACTCGCTATTTTAGACGCTGGATTAGTTTCTCACCCTGAATATGTAACTAATAGGGTAGAGATTGATTGGATTTGGCAATTACTCCAACGGATTGAAGCTTTAAAGGGAGTTTCTTTCGGTTTAGAATACGCTGATTTAGCTGCTAAAGCTAACGATCAAGCACGTTGGAATTTGGCAGCAGAGTATTTATACAAATATAACGTATTACCGGAACACTCCACCATTTCTTTACTTAAAATAAATATGCAAGTGATGAAAATGCTGACGCTAAATTACGCGAATTATCAGCCTAATTATCGAATTTCTGCCCCGATTGTTTTATTCCGC
- a CDS encoding 2-isopropylmalate synthase, producing the protein METLPIKISDETLRDGQQQVGIFFSYPTRQKIAHLIAETGVHELAIMPCVCEQEAELVKSLVLEGLDDLIAASTMMGKQYIDQAKNYGVKRIILFHAVSDRLMFLRNPQIRLMSEFQGKTIDDDIPHQVINRIRQNAIDVIGKNLHYATKVAGLTVDFAAEDASRSDFDFLVQCIRSFSPYIQHFLLCDTVGVLNPEKSYIWVNELLQSTTGVPLGVHYHNDMGLALENTLQSLMAGATIVSGTFCGLGERAGNVAIEQVLNGLRVRFGIEVSGINYDAIAAVTDYIEKLGVRPASPYSQAAQRQQSGIHVNSLLFDPKSYDAFPHSTINIIFGKWSGASNFQYLFEKQLHNPQPREQYEKMRSVIKSLATEQESYFTANEVLDLWKNGAFK; encoded by the coding sequence ATGGAAACTCTTCCAATCAAAATTTCCGATGAAACTCTACGGGATGGACAACAACAAGTAGGCATTTTCTTCTCTTATCCAACCAGACAAAAAATTGCCCATCTAATTGCTGAAACAGGTGTTCATGAACTTGCTATCATGCCATGTGTTTGTGAACAAGAAGCAGAGCTAGTCAAATCATTAGTATTAGAGGGATTGGATGATCTAATCGCTGCTTCTACAATGATGGGAAAGCAGTACATTGACCAAGCGAAAAACTATGGAGTTAAGCGCATTATTCTGTTCCATGCTGTTTCTGACAGACTAATGTTTCTGCGAAATCCCCAAATTCGCCTCATGAGTGAATTTCAAGGGAAAACCATCGATGATGACATCCCACATCAGGTAATCAATAGAATTCGCCAAAATGCTATTGATGTAATTGGGAAAAATTTACACTACGCTACAAAGGTCGCCGGACTCACAGTAGATTTCGCTGCTGAGGATGCTTCTAGATCTGATTTTGACTTTTTAGTGCAATGTATCCGCTCTTTTAGCCCTTATATCCAGCACTTCCTACTCTGTGATACGGTGGGAGTTCTGAATCCAGAAAAGAGCTATATCTGGGTTAACGAGCTTCTCCAATCTACAACAGGAGTACCATTGGGGGTACATTACCACAATGACATGGGTTTGGCTTTGGAAAATACTCTCCAGTCTCTCATGGCGGGAGCGACCATAGTATCGGGAACATTTTGTGGTTTAGGAGAGCGAGCCGGAAATGTTGCTATTGAGCAGGTGTTAAATGGACTACGAGTTCGTTTTGGTATTGAAGTCAGTGGGATTAACTATGATGCGATCGCCGCAGTGACTGATTACATTGAAAAATTGGGAGTCCGTCCCGCTTCCCCCTACTCTCAAGCCGCTCAACGACAGCAATCAGGTATTCACGTCAATTCTTTGTTATTCGATCCCAAAAGCTATGATGCTTTTCCTCACAGCACCATAAACATTATTTTCGGTAAATGGAGTGGAGCCAGTAATTTCCAATATTTGTTTGAAAAACAACTGCACAATCCCCAACCCAGAGAGCAATACGAGAAAATGCGCTCTGTGATTAAATCTTTGGCTACAGAACAAGAAAGTTATTTTACCGCAAATGAAGTATTAGATTTATGGAAAAATGGGGCTTTTAAATAA